CTTATTGTCATACGCGTATTCAATTTTACGGCTAAGCTTGTCATCTATGGAATTGGCATATTCCCAGCAATCATTCATCGCTAATCCGGAGGATATTACTTGAAGGCGAATATGGTCTTCCTCATTAATCATAATTGATAAACGCTTCGAATTGCCTATATATAATCCGCGGCCGGTGCCGTCTTTCATAAACTCAGGCGATATTAAGTGACGTTCAACTAAGAAGCTTTGATCCAATGTATTAATATCATTTGAGCGGTAAAATTTACCATCCTTATCAATTTCTGCCGATTCAAATGCAGTTCTTACAAAAGTGATGATTTTATCTCTGGTATCGGTATCGGCCGATGGCGGGAATCTAAATTCCCGAAGGTTTCGAGCTAATCTGATTCTTGATGAGAGGACTATTTCCGAGTCGGGACCTTCGCCGGTAAGCCACGATACAGGCTCATTGACTAAATCTTCAAACATTATTTATCCTCCTTCACGCTGTCAACAGATAAACTCCTTATCCGGTCTCTCAATTCGGCTGCCATCTCAAAATCTTCATCCTCAATCGCTCTTTGCAGTTCATCTCTTAGACGATTTTCCTCGCGCAGAGATTTATATTCTTCGTTGGCTGTTTGCGCCACATGTCCGCGATGCTCGGCTGAACCATGTATGCGTCTTAGAAGCGTAGTAAGTTCCGCGCGGAATGTGTTGTAGCATTCTGCGCAGCTCAATCTGCCGACTTGACCGAACTCACTAAAAGTTAAGCCGCAATTAGGACATTTTAAATCGATTTTATCGTTCTTATCGACTTCATCTTTTTTCTTTGCCTTAATCGGTCCAACCATGCCCGAAACTATTTCCGCTAAGGGGAAAGGCATCTGTTCAAAAGGCGAATGGAAGCCTCTCTTTTCGGCGCAGGTTTTACATAGATTTAAAACAACCTTTTCATTATTAACAATTTGAGTTAGATGAATGGTCGCCTCGTTTTTATTACAATCCTGACAAAGCATCGGTCACCTCTATTATTTTAAACTATGATTATATTCAGCTTGTTTCAAATAAAAGACATCCAATTTATTAATCCATTGTAATCGTTTTAATTACGCCGTTTTCAATTTTCAACTTTTTGTCGATTCTTTCCGCCAATTGAGTATTATGGGTTGCGATTAAAAAAGTTTGATTAATATCTTTATTAAGTTTCTCAAAAAGGTTCATCAAAGAAATACCTGTTTTTATATCAAGGTTCCCTGTAGGTTCATCGGCATATACGACTTCAGGTTTATTAAATAAAGCTCTTGCTACTGCAACACGCTGCGCTTCCCCGCCAGAAAGCTGATTGGGAAAATGTGTTGTTCTGTCAGATAATCCCACATCCTTAAGCAGCCCTAAGGCTCTATTTTTAACTGCGTTTTTTTTTAATCCGCTAATTAATCCGGGCATCATTACATTTTCTAAAGCGTTAAATTCGGGCAGTAAATGGTGAAATTGATATACAAAGCCTATTTTTTTATTTCTAAACCGCGACAGCTCTTTTGGATTAAGAGTCCCAATATCGACACCGCGATACAGTATCCGCCCTGATTCAGGTTTATCAAGCGTTCCAAGTATGTGCAGAAGGGTTGATTTGCCAGTTCCCGATGCTCCCTGCAGAACTGCCATATCTCCCGCATCAAGCGTAATGCTAACGCTTTTTAAAACCTCAAGGGATTCACAGCCCGAAACATATCTTTTAATTATATTTTCGGCAGAAAGGATATTTTGCTGAGTCATCATTTGCCTTAAATAAAAGAATCATTCATATCTAATAGCCTCAACCGGATTTAATCCGGCAGCCCGCGTTGCGGGATATATTGTCGCCAAAAAAGACAATGTGAAGGCAGCTAAAGCCACGCAGATATAATCCAAAAACTGAATCTCAATCGGCAGCGAATTTATAAAATAATACTCCTTAGGCAAAGAAATAATCCTGAATTCCAATTGCAGATAGCATAAAATATAACCCAATAAACAACCAACAATGCTTCCGAAAGCGCCAATAGCGGTACCTTGATAAATGAATATCTTTCTAATCATGGGCGAGGACATCCCCAGTGTCATCAGAACGCCGATATCTTTTCTCTTTTCCAAAACAACCATTATCAGCGATGAGATTATATTGAACGCCGCAACCGCTATAATTAATGATAGTGTTAAAAAAGTCGCCCATTTTTCAAGAGTTATCCATGAAAAGAGATTTTTATTCATATCTTTCCAGTCGAGAGAATAATAATTGTAGCCAAGCGCATCTTCTATATCTATGGCAACATCGCTGGCTTTATAAAAATCGTTGGTTTTTACCGCCAGATTTGTAACCGTATTGCCCATATTAAACAGCGATTGAGCCGCTTTAAGCGGAATATATGCCAGATTGCTGTCATATTCATACATACCGGTTTCAAATACGCCGGTTACCTGGCAAGACATAGCCTTTGGAATTAAGCCCGTCATGCTGGAAACTGCCTCTTTGAGCGAAAACAGTTTTATCTTATCATCCAAACTCACGCCAAGCCGGTCAGCCAGAGTTGAGCCAAGCCAGACACCAACAGTGGAACTGTCATCTGTTTCAAAAGATAAGTCCTTTGTAAGCATATATTCACTAATACTG
The window above is part of the Candidatus Zixiibacteriota bacterium genome. Proteins encoded here:
- a CDS encoding UvrB/UvrC motif-containing protein; amino-acid sequence: MLCQDCNKNEATIHLTQIVNNEKVVLNLCKTCAEKRGFHSPFEQMPFPLAEIVSGMVGPIKAKKKDEVDKNDKIDLKCPNCGLTFSEFGQVGRLSCAECYNTFRAELTTLLRRIHGSAEHRGHVAQTANEEYKSLREENRLRDELQRAIEDEDFEMAAELRDRIRSLSVDSVKEDK
- a CDS encoding ABC transporter ATP-binding protein, which gives rise to MMTQQNILSAENIIKRYVSGCESLEVLKSVSITLDAGDMAVLQGASGTGKSTLLHILGTLDKPESGRILYRGVDIGTLNPKELSRFRNKKIGFVYQFHHLLPEFNALENVMMPGLISGLKKNAVKNRALGLLKDVGLSDRTTHFPNQLSGGEAQRVAVARALFNKPEVVYADEPTGNLDIKTGISLMNLFEKLNKDINQTFLIATHNTQLAERIDKKLKIENGVIKTITMD
- a CDS encoding lipoprotein-releasing ABC transporter permease subunit; its protein translation is MSLEFDIAKRYMRSHHGYGIVSVISTISILGVIIGTAALVVVLSVMNGFESEVRTRIIGTGADILVAHVTNYPIKDWEEAVETVKKVDKVMAVSPIIFLKCAIASKIESDGIVVRGVIPEMEKNVSSISEYMLTKDLSFETDDSSTVGVWLGSTLADRLGVSLDDKIKLFSLKEAVSSMTGLIPKAMSCQVTGVFETGMYEYDSNLAYIPLKAAQSLFNMGNTVTNLAVKTNDFYKASDVAIDIEDALGYNYYSLDWKDMNKNLFSWITLEKWATFLTLSLIIAVAAFNIISSLIMVVLEKRKDIGVLMTLGMSSPMIRKIFIYQGTAIGAFGSIVGCLLGYILCYLQLEFRIISLPKEYYFINSLPIEIQFLDYICVALAAFTLSFLATIYPATRAAGLNPVEAIRYE